The sequence GATCACCAAGCAGCTCACCGCAATCTCGATCATGCAGCTGCGCGATCGAGGCAAGCTGGCGTTGGACGATCGCGTGACGAGCTACATCCCTGAACTGCGGCAGGTGCACGACCCGTTCGGGTCGATGGACAGCATCACCATCCACATGCTGATGTCGCACTCCGCCGGGTTTCAGAACCCGACGTGGCCGTACAAGCAGGGCTTGCCGTGGGAACCGTTCGAGCCGACGACGTGGTCGCAGCTCGTTGCGATGATGCCCTACCAGCAGATCTACTTCAAACCGGGATCGAAATACAGCTACTCGAACCCCGGTTTCATCTATCTGGGCCGCATCATCAGCGAGCTGACCGACGATCCCTGGGAGACGTACGTCCAGAAGAACATTCTGTCTCCGTTAGGCCTGACGCGCAGCTACTTCAACACGACGCCCTACTACCTGGCTGACGATCGCTCGGCGAACTACACTGTGGTGCACGACACGGCGACCGGCGGCGTGCACGTGCAGGACAACGGGCGCGAGTTCGACCCGGGGATCACGATCCCGAACGGCGGCTGGAACGCGCCGCTGGCGGATCTGGCGACGTACCTGGCGTTCCTCACCGACGCGTCGCGCGGCGATCCGGCGCTCGAGCGGCGATACGGATACGTGCTGTCGCGCAAATCGCTCGAAGAGATGTGGCATCCGCTGTATCTGACGACGCCCGACAGCGCCGCGCACCCGGAATGGATGGGACTCTCGTTCTTCGTGCTGCCGCGCGGCACGTCGACGCTCATCGGCCACACCGGAAGCCAGGCCGGGTTCCTGGCGTTCATGTACTTCAATCCGGCCACCAAGGCGGCCGTCGTGGCCGCGTTCAACACCAACGATGACGCGAACGAGGACGGAAAGCCGAGCGCGTTCGAGGTGATCCGGCAGGCGGCGCTCACGCTCATCCAGTAAGCTGCCTAACCGAGCGCGTCGAGCACCTCGAGCACCTCCCGCGCCGACCGCACGCGGCCGATGGTCGGAAAATACCGAGTGACCGGAAAGGTGTGCAGATCCGCCTCGCGCGCAGCCATCGCATCTTCGACGAACACGAAGTTGTATCCGAGGTCGTAGCCGGCGCGCGCCGTCGACTCGACGCCGACGTTGGTCGAGATTCCGCCCATCACGATCGTGTCCACGCGATGCCGGCGCAGCTGCAGATCGAGATCCGTGCCGTGGAACGCACCCGGCTGATGCTTGGTGATGCGGACGTCCGACTCGGCGGCATTGAGCTCGGGCACGATCTCAGACCAGTCGCGCGGCGCGTCGAATGGCGGACGAGGCCGGTCGACGATCGGTCGCGGAAACAATACGCCGTGCGGTCCCGGGTCCACGTTCACGAGCACGACCATGGAACCGCGCTTCCGAAATCCGGCTGCGAGCTGCGCGGCGCGCGCAATCACGTCCGCTGCGGCGTGCGGCTGGGTGGCTGTGGACGCGATGCCGCGCTGCAAGTCGATGAGGACGAGCGCGGTGCTCGATGGATCCAGCGTGAGAGACGTCATATCGGGTTCCGTCAGGAGGCGCCGGCGCCGGACGCCGAGACCGGCGCGGCCGGGAGCGCGCGCGCGCTGCCTAACGACCGACGCTTCGCGTGCACCATGCCCCACTTCACGCGATACGCCGATGCCGCGGCGATCAGCAGCACGCACAGTTCGATGTACACCTTCTCGCCGTCCAACCAGTCGACCGGTTGGCCCTTGAGCGTCGGATCAGAGAACAGCGAGTGGGCGAAGAAAAACGCGGCCGACACGTACGCCACGTAATGCAGCAGCTTCCACCTGTGGCGGGTCATCCGATGCCGGACGTACGATGTGACAACCACCAGCGCCAACGTGTAGAGACCGATCGCGCCCAACGAGTTGACCAGCGGTTGCTTGGGCGACTGCACAGGTACGACGATGTCGAACACGCGGAAGTTCGCGGTGGCGGAAAACAACACGATCACAGGGTGCAGCGCCGAGACCCCGAGCGCGATGTATCCTGTCCAGTTGTGGATGCGAAAATAGTTGAAGCGCCGGTGGGGCCAGTGCGTCCACGGGTTGTACCGCATGGACAGGAGGAGGCCCAGGAGGATGTTGAGCGTGAGGAGGCCGCAGGCCGCGAGACCAACGTCGCTCGATAGGTCGATAGCGCTCACGCGGGGCAGGGAAGCTGGTGGTCGAGGCGTGCCATCCTTGCAATACGTCTTTCAACGGAAGCCTGTTGGAGCGGAGCCGTCAAGGCGCCGCCGCGGCCACCGGCCGGCGGCCGCCCGGCTCGACGCCGCGCTTCGCGTAGAGCTCGACCCAGGGGGCGCGCCAGCCGCGTTCGACGATGCGTTCGAAGGCCTTCACGCCGCGCTCCTCGAGCTCGCCTAACCAGGTGGTCCACCGGTCCGCCACGGGCACCAGCGTGTCGCCGACGACGCGCACGGTGGTGAACCCGGCGCGGTCGAGCAGCAGGGACAGCGAGCGTTCGCTGAACGCCTGGCGATACGGGAAGCTCAGCAGGTTGTTGTGCGCGAGGAGGCGGACCGCGAGGGCGGCGAGCGGGCCGCGCAGGCGGGCGCGCCAGCGCCGGTAGAACGTTCCGTTAGGCACGCGGAGCGACAGCACGCCGCCGGGCCGGAGCACACGGTGTGCCGATCGCAGCACCGCCGCCGGATCGTACAGCTGCTCGAACGTGTTGTACACGACCACCGCGTCGTAGGGCCGCGCCGGACGAATGTCGTCGATCCCGCCGAGCGTGACACGCAGGCCGTGCGCGGCCGCGAAGGCAACGGCGTCGCAACTGATGTCGACGCCCTCGAACGACCACGCGGTGTTCTGCATGGCCGAGAGAAATGCGCCGACGTAGCTGCCCACCTCGAGGCCGCGGCCCGTGCGTCCTGCCGTGTCGACCAGCCGTCGCGCCTGCGTCAGGAAGGCCGCGCGCTGCATGCGATACAGGTGCTCGAAGGAGACGCTCGCGGACTGCGCGTCCTGATACGCGCGCTCCAGCGCTTCGCGCC comes from Gemmatimonadaceae bacterium and encodes:
- a CDS encoding class I SAM-dependent methyltransferase, whose translation is MSAGSDVALHGSIVSDVSYEFTPCPICGAVAASVVADADDIRAEVERLWVFQGRRLDDQTPVHRLLDRVVFSQRPPLRLVACERCAHVYRNPSERREALERAYQDAQSASVSFEHLYRMQRAAFLTQARRLVDTAGRTGRGLEVGSYVGAFLSAMQNTAWSFEGVDISCDAVAFAAAHGLRVTLGGIDDIRPARPYDAVVVYNTFEQLYDPAAVLRSAHRVLRPGGVLSLRVPNGTFYRRWRARLRGPLAALAVRLLAHNNLLSFPYRQAFSERSLSLLLDRAGFTTVRVVGDTLVPVADRWTTWLGELEERGVKAFERIVERGWRAPWVELYAKRGVEPGGRRPVAAAAP
- a CDS encoding hydrolase: MTSLTLDPSSTALVLIDLQRGIASTATQPHAAADVIARAAQLAAGFRKRGSMVVLVNVDPGPHGVLFPRPIVDRPRPPFDAPRDWSEIVPELNAAESDVRITKHQPGAFHGTDLDLQLRRHRVDTIVMGGISTNVGVESTARAGYDLGYNFVFVEDAMAAREADLHTFPVTRYFPTIGRVRSAREVLEVLDALG
- a CDS encoding serine hydrolase domain-containing protein → MTALAASVVAAPGARAQHKESVAEPAAWRGFANLFDSAAHSDSIVGAAVLLMRDGRVVAHHEYGWADRARGQRVTQNTIFHYGSITKQLTAISIMQLRDRGKLALDDRVTSYIPELRQVHDPFGSMDSITIHMLMSHSAGFQNPTWPYKQGLPWEPFEPTTWSQLVAMMPYQQIYFKPGSKYSYSNPGFIYLGRIISELTDDPWETYVQKNILSPLGLTRSYFNTTPYYLADDRSANYTVVHDTATGGVHVQDNGREFDPGITIPNGGWNAPLADLATYLAFLTDASRGDPALERRYGYVLSRKSLEEMWHPLYLTTPDSAAHPEWMGLSFFVLPRGTSTLIGHTGSQAGFLAFMYFNPATKAAVVAAFNTNDDANEDGKPSAFEVIRQAALTLIQ
- a CDS encoding ferric reductase-like transmembrane domain-containing protein encodes the protein MSAIDLSSDVGLAACGLLTLNILLGLLLSMRYNPWTHWPHRRFNYFRIHNWTGYIALGVSALHPVIVLFSATANFRVFDIVVPVQSPKQPLVNSLGAIGLYTLALVVVTSYVRHRMTRHRWKLLHYVAYVSAAFFFAHSLFSDPTLKGQPVDWLDGEKVYIELCVLLIAAASAYRVKWGMVHAKRRSLGSARALPAAPVSASGAGAS